The genomic interval TCACATCTGCAGCTCCACAGGGGGGGCCACACTTGGGGGGTGTTAGCTGTTGGGGGCTTTGGATgaattaatgtaaggatgtgtagggGATAATGAGATGTAgtaggatgatatatatatatatatacactggagagtaGGTGGGATGTTGGTTTTTCAGGGTCCACACAAGGAGAAGGGCCATGTTGATGTTTCTATGTGACCCCTCCATAGTGTACCTCCATACTGAAGATCATAATTCCCATTTTCAATGGTTCAGGAAGATCATCCAAAGATGGCGGCCTCATGTATCCACACTGTATAACAGgaaaactgtccttgttacccatagcaaccaatcacagtgcagctcttATCTCCTAACTGCTCTGCAACactgaaagctgctctgtgattggttgctatggacaacaaggatagtttttctattagacagtTATGATACATGAGGCCCATAGTCTCAGAGTCACATGATGTCTAGTGATGTGTGATtatgtcatgtggtattgtgtggtcggtgatgatgtcacatagagaattgtgatgtcacagagggcattgtgatgtcacagctggtaTATAAGGTGGCTCCGCCCACCCGCAGCTTCTATCTCAttggcatcttggtgctgagagaccctttgacgttttggagaaaatgaggattatcctattttttctgtcattgaacttgatctaccccgtacattgcggtacgctgccggtgagtagGTTTCCCTTATTCAATATGGAGGTAACTTGGAATCGGCTGTGGCAGGGTCAGGTGATTGGGGGGTGTAAGAATTATCTGCTATGAAGGGGGAGATATGACAAGAGAATCTACAGAGGATGTGAATGGTCAGAGCAGATataagtgtggggtctgtgcagtatatatatctatagggggcacatatatacatatacactgctctgtatgggacggaggtgactataatgatgattttgtctctcgcaggacttttcatactggactcATCACCTTCCGTCATATGAAAGTCTAACCAACATCCTGATTCCATGGACGCTGGAGGTAAATCCACAACTtcttctgatattatatatggatTATTCTTTTCATGGATGACGGGGACGCGGATGTCTAATGTAGAACTTGGGGGGATGGGAATAGacgttgtgtgatgtcactggcttctgcactgtgattggctacattctgggcctctagaacattcctcaccatatatataaatatactgcgctcttctatggaggagatataggactatAATGATCATATTGTCTCTTACAGGACCATTTCTTCTGGATTAAATATCTTCCATTCTATGAAGGTTCCTCCGAACCCCAGAAAACATGGAACTTTGAGGTAACGCAACAACTTTCTACTGATTTCTAACAAAACGTcctattagaggggttgtctggtGTCCATTACTCTATTACGCTGATAGAGGGGTCACCCCcactcaggacccccctctactagctgctgctgagagtCTCATGTAATATGTCTCTCAGCTCTGGAGGACAACAGGCCGGCATTGAGAACAGTGGTCGTCCGGTGATTTCGGGGGCAGTTCATTATTTAGGTCACTAGTAGTGGGGGCTCCCGTCATTATCCTGTCTCTGTGGGACCCACAATCTGAAAAAGGGGTGTCCAACCAAATCCCCACTTTACTCCTCTTATCCGGGGTATTACAGCCACTTCTTGTCTTTCAGGATTTCCAGTCTGAGGACGTGGTTCCACATATACGGGTCGTATTCCAGCTCTTTGGGGTGAGTTACTTGCTTGTATCTGGTTGTATCAccagtataatatttattatcaggaaatgtcggctcttcatagaaacaatagacataaagtagatgaggagatcctaataatcagctgtacaggaatataGATGTAATAATCCCATTACCTGCACGGGATAGAATAGAGTCTACATTACATCTATCACTTGTGTTGTAGGGATTTCTATCTGACCCAGTTGGGGACCCGTACGTTCCTCCTGGACATACAAGGACACGAGAGTGGTGCATTGGGGTAAGTAGCTTCTCTATTGTTGGGGCTTATTATTCAGGGACCCTATAGGGTAAAGTATAAGTTGTGGGTAGAACGGGTATTTCTGCTGTAACTATGGTGACAATCATAATTATAACTTCTTCCCACCATGCGTAATCATAATACATCGTGGCCTGCGGTTAGTTAATGTAAGCCATTGTACTATAACAACgctgtgatggtgcgggctcagtagTTGAGCTGGTGCCAGTACATGCGGGTGATGGCTGCATATTACACACTATTCCGGCCATTGAGCTCTAACAGCCGGGCTAGTAGATAACATTTCACCCCTCAGTGGCCTGGCTCTGTCAACCCATCGACGCAGAAGTCAGATGTTCAAGTCTCATAGAGATACTAAAAAAACGAGTTAAAAagttttggaaaaaaacaaaatctgaAAGTCGCCTTTTTTCACTGCACAAAGCCCttcattttggaaaataaaacctGTGAAAATGTATTAAATGTGTTTATTTACATATTTGGTGTCACTGCCTTCATAACATAACATAACTTTCATTATAAAATAAACACAATAATTATCCCACACCTTAAATGtcgtaaaaaaactaaatactaaAAATCCAATGCCAAAATTACTGTTTCTTGATCATccagtcttttaaaaaaaaaaggaagaaaaagtcataaaaaattaatatgtaccccaaaatggtaccaggagAACTACAGCAACTCTTCCCACAAACAAAAAGCCATCACAGAGCTCCTGTGACTAAAAGAATTATTTAAATGATGGGGGTTATTGAATGCAGTGCTCATATGGTTCCTttgactttaaaataaaaaaagttatggcttttagaacatggggatgaaaaaacgaaaaaaaaatagctgcgtCCTTTAGTCCCAAATAGGCTGTCTTTAATGGTTTAAGATAGTGATGGTGACAGTCATGTCACATGTAATAAATATATCATAAATCTGTCTTACAGAATGTTCCAAGTGAATCTATTGCCCCCCGTGAGAAGCCGATTATATTACAGAGGTTCTACAACTGGAAAAATGCAATGGTTTTTGGGGTAAGTAAAAATTTGTCTCAACGTTATCACAAACCAAGAAAAAGGGATGATGAAATGGCGCAGCAAGAACACAAATGTCGCGATAACCTAATATGTACAAAACTTTATTATTCCTGTTTCTGTTACAGGACGacccaccacctgtggttcccaaaaaagacccctctgAATGTGAGATAAAACTTCATGCTCGGCTCATCAATGGCGTggcctgtgtcatcatgatgtcaccactcgtccttatactgtccttggctatagtgcctgtcctgagtgagagggaggaggaggaagagccctCGGATTCTGATGAAGAGCCAAACACAGAATCACCTCTGACAAGTACAGCTGAAGCCAAGGACACAACCAAACAAAGTCACATTCCTGAAAAAGAAAATGTTCTGAAAGACCAAGAAGCTTGTAAGGAGCCGATTTATACCCC from Rhinoderma darwinii isolate aRhiDar2 chromosome 3, aRhiDar2.hap1, whole genome shotgun sequence carries:
- the LOC142748417 gene encoding uncharacterized protein LOC142748417 isoform X1 — encoded protein: MRIILFFLSLNLIYPVHCGTLPDFSYWTHHLPSYESLTNILIPWTLEDHFFWIKYLPFYEGSSEPQKTWNFEDFQSEDVVPHIRVVFQLFGGFLSDPVGDPYVPPGHTRTREWCIGNVPSESIAPREKPIILQRFYNWKNAMVFGDDPPPVVPKKDPSECEIKLHARLINGVACVIMMSPLVLILSLAIVPVLSEREEEEEPSDSDEEPNTESPLTSTAEAKDTTKQSHIPEKENVLKDQEACKEPIYTPEIRVQESRRTPVLPNEERPGPTTASAPQDVKKTPRPKYNVAFSNIVWARSIPSDNMGCKAPSTNSHKERILVYQRQQPRTPEPRTPEPRLSVIHHKSVLRNVPSEPIASALHDVKESPKRKYNVAFSNIVWARSIPPDNIGRKAPSSNSHEERILVYQRQQPRTPEPRTPEPSTSEPRRTRARRRSFWGCLRGEED
- the LOC142748417 gene encoding uncharacterized protein LOC142748417 isoform X2; protein product: MRIILLLLFLNLIYPIHCGTLPDFSYWTHHLPSYESLTNILIPWTLEDHFFWIKYLPFYEGSSEPQKTWNFEDFQSEDVVPHIRVVFQLFGGFLSDPVGDPYVPPGHTRTREWCIGNVPSESIAPREKPIILQRFYNWKNAMVFGDDPPPVVPKKDPSECEIKLHARLINGVACVIMMSPLVLILSLAIVPVLSEREEEEEPSDSDEEPNTESPLTSTAEAKDTTKQSHIPEKENVLKDQEACKEPIYTPEIRVQESRRTPVLPNEERPGPTTASAPQDVKKTPRPKYNVAFSNIVWARSIPSDNMGCKAPSTNSHKERILVYQRQQPRTPEPRTPEPRLSVIHHKSVLRNVPSEPIASALHDVKESPKRKYNVAFSNIVWARSIPPDNIGRKAPSSNSHEERILVYQRQQPRTPEPRTPEPSTSEPRRTRARRRSFWGCLRGEED